A window from Cryptomeria japonica chromosome 1, Sugi_1.0, whole genome shotgun sequence encodes these proteins:
- the LOC131039769 gene encoding uncharacterized protein LOC131039769 — MAQMQEEKNMGCKEKEVAEWCKSLECRMGDLRIEATKLFMQANCFMEREALPRRLQQLNSLHDSLYSEFLLIEVHEDRLPADIRWLRGVFNTFDSLRKKIVKIVENERKAKEFVEALPIVTISGFHVDDGLFCGVCRDDFILGENVREIPCMIRHIFHSHCIWPWLEDHNTCPICTTPFFKKNEPISVPEDR, encoded by the coding sequence ATGGCGCAAATGCAGGAAGAGAAGAATATGGGTTGCAAGGAAAAGGAAGTTGCCGAGTGGTGCAAAAGCCTGGAATGCCGCATGGGGGATTTACGTATCGAAGCCACCAAGTTATTCATGCAAGCAAATTGTTTTATGGAACGTGAAGCTCTGCCTCGTCGTCTGCAACAGCTTAACAGCCTTCACGATTCATTGTATTCTGAATTTCTCCTGATTGAAGTTCACGAGGATCGACTCCCTGCTGATATTCGGTGGTTACGTGGGGTCTTCAATACCTTCGATTCTCTTCGGAAAAAAATCGTGAAGATAGTAGAGAATGAAAGGAAGGCGAAAGAATTTGTAGAGGCACTGCCCATTGTAACAATTTCAGGTTTTCATGTTGATGATGGACTTTTCTGTGGAGTTTGTAGGGATGATTTTATTCTCGGAGAAAATGTTCGAGAGATTCCTTGTATGATCCGACATATATTTCATTCTCACTGCATTTGGCCATGGCTTGAGGATCACAATACTTGTCCCATCTGCACAACGCCATTCTTTAAGAAAAATGAGCCAATATCAGTACCGGAAGATCGATAG